The following are encoded in a window of Gossypium raimondii isolate GPD5lz chromosome 13, ASM2569854v1, whole genome shotgun sequence genomic DNA:
- the LOC105783609 gene encoding sucrose transport protein SUC8: METGQTVTPIPLWNIVVIAAIAAGIQFGWALQLSLLTPYVQTLGVPHVWAAFIWLCGPISGLVVQPIVGYSSDRCTSRIGRRRPFIAAGACFVAVAVFMIGFAKDIGHRSGDSLQNPTKPRAVAIFVTGFWILDVANNMLQGPCRAFLADLSSNDHKRMRIANAWFSFFMAVGNVLGYAAGSFSGLHKLLPFTQTTACDVYCANLKTCFIIDIVFLLSITITAITTVKETPITRKEAGDEEDNEGRSSGRAFFAELVMAFKTLKKPMWFLLLVTCLNWMAWFPFLLYDTDWMGAEVYGGKVKGSASQQKLYDEGVRAGALGLMINSIVLAFASLGLEPVSRLIGGVKNMWGVVNLILAACLAATVWVTKVAEAWRGEHGPQILTPPPTSIKTSALALFGLLGIPLAVTFSIPFALASIYCSEEGGGQGLSLGVLNLSIVIPQMIISVISGPIDAAFGGGNLPAFVLGSILAAISALLAIFALPNPKTQLSLNSTGMAGAH, translated from the exons ATGGAGACAGGTCAAACCGTCACCCCGATCCCGCTATGGAATATTGTGGTGATTGCAGCCATTGCCGCCGGGATCCAATTCGGATGGGCTCTGCAACTTTCTCTTCTAACCCCTTATGTCCAAACCCTTGGTGTTCCTCACGTCTGGGCTGCTTTCATTTGGCTTTGTGGTCCCATCTCCGGCCTCGTCGTTCAACCCATTGTAGGCTACAGCAGTGACCGTTGTACCTCTCGCATCGGTCGTCGCCGACCCTTCATTGCTGCTGGAGCTTGTTTCGTTGCCGTCGCTGTTTTCATGATTGGCTTCGCCAAAGACATCGGTCACCGATCTGGTGATTCACTGCAAAATCCCACAAAGCCTAGAGCCGTCGCCATATTCGTTACAGGTTTTTGGATCCTCGATGTGGCTAACAACATGTTACAAGGTCCATGCCGCGCTTTCTTGGCTGACCTTTCGTCGAATGATCATAAAAGAATGAGGATCGCCAATGCGTGGTTCTCGTTTTTCATGGCTGTTGGCAACGTTTTAGGTTACGCAGCTGGTTCCTTCTCAGGTCTCCACAAGCTCCTACCCTTCACACAAACAACCGCCTGTGATGTTTACTGTGCCAACCTCAAAACTTGTTTCATAATTGACATTGTTTTCCTCCTGTCTATTACAATAACCGCCATTACCACCGTGAAAGAGACACCAATAACAAGAAAGGAAGCTGGAGACGAAGAGGACAACGAAGGAAGGTCATCGGGGCGGGCTTTCTTTGCGGAGTTAGTGATGGCATTCAAGACCCTGAAAAAACCAATGTGGTTCTTGCTTCTGGTGACATGCCTTAATTGGATGGCGTGGTTTCCATTCTTGTTGTACGACACTGACTGGATGGGGGCGGAAGTATACGGAGGGAAAGTGAAGGGGAGTGCAAGCCAACAAAAATTGTACGACGAGGGAGTGCGTGCGGGTGCGTTGGGTCTAATGATAAACTCCATAGTGTTGGCGTTCGCGTCGTTGGGGTTAGAGCCTGTGAGCCGGTTGATAGGTGGAGTGAAGAACATGTGGGGGGTGGTGAACTTGATATTGGCAGCATGCTTGGCGGCGACGGTTTGGGTCACCAAGGTGGCGGAGGCATGGAGGGGTGAACATGGACCACAAATCTTGACCCCTCCACCAACCAGCATCAAAACCTCTGCCTTGGCTTTGTTTGGGCTGTTGGGTATTCCACTTGCG GTAACATTTAGCATTCCATTCGCATTGGCATCCATCTATTGCTCTGAAGAAGGTGGCGGTCAAG GTCTGTCTTTGGGAGTACTAAACTTGTCTATAGTTATCCCACAG ATGATTATATCAGTGATTAGTGGACCGATAGATGCAGCATTTGGTGGCGGAAACTTACCAGCCTTTGTATTGGGGTCTATTTTGGCTGCCATTAGTGCTTTATTGGCAATATTTGCACTTCCCAATCCCAAAACACAACTCTCTCTCAACTCAACCGGAATGGCTGGAGCCCATTGA